A region of Magnetococcales bacterium DNA encodes the following proteins:
- a CDS encoding Fic family protein produces MYDFIVNPEEIAHLENMELRALAEIWRERKGQLQESGEYQEFLKKMQREWAIETGIIERLYTWDRGVTETLIEQGIEAALIAHRGGVHREEAEHISSMIKDHYNIVEGLFSFVKDEQTLSEHYIRTLHAEFTIHQDSIEAQTEDGRPVRLPLLKGEYKKQPNNPLRQDDTIHTYCPPEHVQQEMNNLVSWYKEWEEKQAPPEFLSAFLHHRFTQIHPFQDGNGRVARALASLVFLKSGLFLVVIRDRDRKMYIQALENADQGDLKPLCDLFAYNQRESILAALGIEQSVHQARHAEEILASGLQLLKERFASETNRMDRVFEYAETLRKKTENRFAAIVDTMNTELSALTPPGLPRAYRALRDSQGNHSEKRQYFRNEIIQVAGKYKYHVNFSKNCSWASMTIQTMNHFQFVVALHGMGPVHKGIMAASGFTLFRVPREGQKGTETTDIQPASPDYFQFNYVESQESVEKRFQEWLESSLAIALAEWRRSIAREVAT; encoded by the coding sequence ATGTATGACTTCATTGTCAATCCGGAAGAGATTGCCCATCTGGAAAACATGGAACTCAGAGCGCTGGCGGAAATCTGGCGGGAGCGCAAAGGGCAATTGCAGGAAAGTGGAGAATATCAGGAATTTTTGAAAAAAATGCAGCGTGAATGGGCGATTGAAACCGGCATCATTGAACGGCTGTATACCTGGGATCGTGGTGTCACAGAGACCTTGATCGAGCAGGGGATCGAAGCGGCCCTGATTGCGCATCGTGGCGGTGTCCACCGGGAGGAGGCCGAACATATCTCTTCAATGATCAAGGATCATTACAACATTGTCGAGGGGCTTTTTTCTTTTGTAAAAGATGAGCAGACTTTAAGCGAACATTATATCAGGACCTTGCATGCCGAATTTACCATACATCAGGACTCTATCGAGGCCCAGACAGAGGATGGCCGACCTGTGCGGCTTCCCTTGCTGAAAGGGGAGTACAAGAAACAGCCGAACAATCCGCTTCGCCAGGATGACACCATCCATACCTATTGTCCGCCAGAACATGTTCAACAGGAGATGAACAACCTGGTTTCCTGGTACAAGGAGTGGGAAGAAAAACAGGCTCCTCCTGAATTTTTATCAGCCTTTCTTCATCATCGCTTTACACAGATACATCCTTTTCAGGATGGCAATGGTCGTGTTGCCCGTGCCCTGGCGAGTCTGGTGTTTTTGAAAAGCGGCTTGTTTCTCGTGGTGATCCGGGACAGGGATCGCAAGATGTATATCCAGGCGCTTGAAAATGCGGATCAGGGAGATTTGAAACCTCTCTGCGACTTGTTTGCGTACAATCAGCGGGAATCGATACTGGCTGCGCTGGGGATCGAACAAAGCGTGCATCAGGCACGCCATGCCGAAGAAATTCTTGCTTCCGGGTTGCAGCTTCTCAAGGAGCGGTTTGCCTCTGAAACCAATCGCATGGACAGGGTTTTCGAGTATGCTGAAACACTGCGAAAAAAGACCGAGAACCGTTTTGCTGCAATTGTGGATACAATGAATACCGAACTGTCTGCCCTCACGCCACCTGGGCTACCTCGTGCCTACCGTGCCTTGCGAGATTCCCAGGGAAACCATTCGGAAAAACGTCAGTATTTTCGGAATGAAATTATTCAGGTGGCCGGGAAATACAAATATCACGTCAATTTTTCAAAAAACTGTTCCTGGGCATCCATGACCATTCAGACAATGAATCATTTTCAGTTTGTCGTGGCACTGCACGGTATGGGTCCGGTCCACAAGGGAATCATGGCTGCGTCCGGTTTTACCTTGTTCAGGGTGCCCCGTGAGGGACAGAAAGGGACAGAAACCACGGACATCCAGCCTGCATCACCAGATTATTTCCAGTTCAATTATGTCGAGTCGCAGGAAAGCGTTGAAAAACGTTTTCAGGAATGGCTGGAAAGTTCGCTTGCCATCGCTCTTGCCGAATGGCGGCGCTCCATTGCCAGGGAAGTGGCAACATGA